In Delphinus delphis chromosome 18, mDelDel1.2, whole genome shotgun sequence, the following proteins share a genomic window:
- the LAMP1 gene encoding lysosome-associated membrane glycoprotein 1 produces MAAPGGSRRWPLLLLLFAGLVHGVSAVFVVKDGNGTACIMADFSAAFLTSYDTQNGSKSVTFELPASAEVLNSSSCGKGDASDSSLVIAFGRGHMLTLNFTRNATRYSVQLMRFVYNLSDTGIFPDSSSKETKTVESVTDIKADINKKYRCVSGKRISLHNVTITLRDATIQAYLSNGSFSREETHCEQDGPSPPTPTAPPRPSPTPAPESPSVSKYNVSGTNGTCLLASMGLQLNITYRTRGNTTVTREFNIDPNKTTFGGSCAAQLVTLELRSGNLLLVLQFAMNASSSRVFLQGVQLNMTLPDAREPTFWATNSSLRALQAAAGNSYKCNAEESVQVTEAFFLNIFRVWVQAFHVDGDRFGPVEECQRDARSMLVPVAVGGALAALVLVVLIAYLIGRKRSHAGYQTI; encoded by the exons ATGGCGGCCCCCGGCGGCTCCCGGCGATGGCCGCTGCTCCTGCTGCTGTTCG CAGGCCTCGTGCATGGTGTGTCAGCTGTGTTTGTGGTGAAAGATGGCAACGGGACAGCTTGTATCATGGCCGACTTCTCTGCTGCCTTCCTGACCAGCTATGACACCCAGAACGGTTCTAAG AGCGTGACCTTTGAGCTGCCGGCCAGTGCAGAAGTATTAAATAGCAGCTCTTGTGGCAAAGGAGATGCTTCTGACTCCAGTCTCGTGATTGCTTTTGGAAGAGGCCATATGCTGACCCTCAATTTCACAAGAAATGCAACACGTTACAGTGTCCAGCTGATGCGTTTTGTTTATAACTTGTCAGATACAGGGATTTTCCCCGATTCGAGCTCCAAGG AAACCAAGACTGTGGAATCCGTAACCGACATCAAGGCAGACATAAATAAAAAGTACAGGTGTGTGAGCGGCAAGCGGATCAGCCTGCACAACGTGACCATCACGCTCCGCGACGCCACCATTCAGGCCTACCTCTCCAACGGCAGCTTCAGCAGGGAGG AGACGCACTGCGAGCAAGACGGGCCCTCGCCGCCCACCCCGACGGCGCCACCCCGGCCCTCGCCCACTCCGGCGCCCGAGAGCCCCTCGGTGTCCAAGTACAACGTGAGTGGCACCAACGGGACCTGCCTGCTGGCCAGCATGGGACTGCAGCTGAACATCACCTACAGGACAAGGGGCAACACG ACGGTGACCAGAGAGTTCAACATCGACCCCAACAAGACCACCTTCGGGGGGAGCTGCGCAGCCCAGCTGGTGACCCTGGAGCTCCGCAGCGGGAACCTGCTCCTGGTGCTGCAGTTTGCGATG AATGCAAGTTCCAGCCGGGTTTTCCTGCAGGGAGTCCAGCTTAATATGACTCTGCCCGATGCCAGAG AGCCCACCTTCTGGGCCACCAACAGCTCGCTGAGGGCGCTGCAGGCCGCCGCCGGGAACTCCTACAAGTGCAACGCCGAGGAGAGCGTGCAGGTCACCGAGGCGTTCTTCCTCAACATATTCAGAGTGTGGGTCCAGGCGTTCCACGTGGACGGGGACAGGTTTGGGCCTG TGGAGGAGTGCCAGCGGGACGCGCGCAGCATGCTGGTCCCCGTGGCCGTGGGCGGTGCCCTGGCAGCGCTGGTTCTCGTCGTCCTCATCGCCTACCTCATTGGCCGGAAGAGGAGCCACGCCGGCTACCAGACCATCTAG